One Anaerolineae bacterium genomic window carries:
- a CDS encoding HEAT repeat domain-containing protein: MRGVGRWNRIGIGVLVVWSVINTIALTAGDGPVFPPMPEQTYRWEVYPDGTSAVWERSEDGIWTSLGLFPAPVLEVIAHPAQPSLVLVRARNALYRSENAGAHWETLSDLPDVPMALAMARQTPGLIYLGTLTGGVFRSVDGGRTWARLSPELGLLPGTFLEVTALAVAPQNDELVYAATGYWLGTVQMRFAPVGVFASVDGGETWLPLHRAVPGEPRVLRLVPDAERPLAVQAMASGTASWYAFGDTALLDQWLSADKPSRRAAAAKAWGWLGGQEAADRLLQRLSLEPDPAVGQAIAKALGPLATPEMMPTLIAALGHDDPQVRWRAATVLGYIPTPASIEALGQTLRNDDSIARQAAAQALARIGTAEAAQEVISLLSEPAGTPARHLALATLEQIGEPAVEPLVAILTAADHPAMRQGAAEALGWIRSPRATAALAAALRDPSEAVRLEAVRSLAEIGTLQAREALVIALHDPNHLVRSYAASTLGEEATSATTAATPATSWPTLPELFPDWLGWLRWAVLAMMVILVVAIIFGGNGRSRLFPRR; this comes from the coding sequence ATGCGAGGCGTTGGTAGGTGGAACCGGATCGGTATCGGTGTATTAGTGGTGTGGAGTGTGATCAATACAATTGCCCTGACAGCCGGGGATGGGCCGGTATTTCCGCCGATGCCAGAGCAAACCTATCGGTGGGAGGTGTATCCTGACGGCACCAGCGCGGTCTGGGAGCGCTCTGAGGATGGCATTTGGACCTCGCTAGGGCTCTTTCCGGCGCCGGTGTTGGAGGTGATCGCCCATCCCGCTCAGCCATCACTCGTGTTGGTGCGGGCTAGGAATGCCCTTTATCGCTCCGAGAACGCTGGCGCGCATTGGGAAACCCTATCAGACTTGCCTGATGTCCCGATGGCGCTGGCCATGGCTCGGCAGACGCCCGGGCTGATTTACTTGGGGACATTGACCGGTGGTGTCTTCCGAAGCGTAGACGGCGGACGCACATGGGCTCGCCTTTCACCGGAGCTGGGGCTGTTGCCGGGCACGTTTCTGGAGGTGACGGCACTAGCCGTCGCCCCGCAGAATGATGAGCTCGTGTACGCGGCGACCGGTTATTGGCTGGGCACAGTGCAGATGCGCTTCGCTCCGGTGGGCGTCTTTGCCAGCGTAGATGGCGGCGAGACGTGGCTGCCGCTGCATCGAGCTGTGCCAGGCGAGCCGCGCGTCCTCCGGCTCGTCCCCGATGCCGAGCGCCCGTTGGCAGTGCAGGCCATGGCAAGCGGGACTGCCTCCTGGTACGCCTTTGGCGATACGGCCCTGCTAGACCAATGGCTGAGCGCAGATAAGCCATCGCGTAGAGCCGCCGCTGCGAAGGCGTGGGGGTGGTTAGGCGGTCAGGAAGCCGCCGATCGCTTGTTGCAACGCTTAAGTCTGGAGCCGGACCCTGCCGTAGGACAGGCGATTGCCAAGGCGCTGGGGCCCTTAGCAACGCCAGAAATGATGCCCACCTTGATCGCTGCGCTAGGGCACGATGACCCACAGGTGCGCTGGCGAGCGGCCACGGTGCTGGGCTACATCCCGACCCCAGCCTCCATCGAGGCCCTAGGGCAAACGTTACGCAACGACGATAGCATAGCCCGTCAAGCTGCCGCGCAGGCCCTAGCGCGGATCGGGACGGCCGAAGCCGCCCAAGAGGTGATCTCGCTGTTAAGCGAACCCGCTGGGACGCCAGCCCGTCATCTAGCGTTGGCCACCCTGGAGCAGATCGGCGAGCCGGCGGTGGAACCCCTAGTGGCCATCCTGACTGCCGCCGACCATCCAGCGATGCGCCAGGGGGCCGCAGAGGCGCTGGGATGGATCCGATCGCCACGGGCAACTGCGGCACTGGCAGCCGCTCTTCGCGATCCCAGCGAGGCAGTGCGCTTAGAGGCTGTGCGATCGCTGGCTGAGATCGGCACCCTGCAGGCCCGAGAGGCCCTGGTTATAGCCCTCCACGACCCCAATCATCTGGTGCGGTCCTACGCGGCCAGCACGCTAGGCGAGGAAGCAACATCGGCTACTACCGCCGCTACACCGGCGACGTCATGGCCAACGCTGCCCGAGCTATTTCCAGATTGGCTAGGCTGGCTGCGATGGGCGGTATTGGCTATGATGGTGATCCTCGTGGTGGCGATCATTTTTGGAGGGAATGGGCGCTCGCGATTGTTTCCGCGGCGTTAG